In Aureibaculum algae, the following are encoded in one genomic region:
- a CDS encoding GNAT family N-acetyltransferase, with translation MKKANTIQIRKANLKDLATLKQFEQAVIAYERSFALNLKEDPITYYNIENLIESDDAQLIVAIIDEKLVGCGYALIKDAAVYKKPDQYAYLGFMYVSPEHRGKGVNAMVIQHLITWSTSKNITEIQLDVYADNASALNAYKKVGFKPDLLKMRLKQKLLIK, from the coding sequence ATGAAGAAAGCAAATACCATACAAATACGTAAAGCTAATCTGAAAGACCTAGCAACATTAAAACAATTTGAACAAGCCGTAATTGCATATGAACGCTCTTTTGCTTTAAATTTAAAGGAAGACCCCATCACGTATTATAATATAGAAAATCTCATTGAAAGCGATGATGCACAACTCATCGTTGCAATAATAGACGAGAAATTAGTAGGTTGTGGCTATGCACTCATAAAAGATGCTGCAGTTTATAAAAAACCAGACCAATATGCCTATTTGGGGTTTATGTATGTGTCACCTGAGCATCGTGGTAAAGGAGTCAATGCAATGGTAATCCAACATTTAATAACATGGTCTACGTCGAAAAATATTACTGAAATCCAATTGGATGTATATGCTGATAATGCAAGTGCTTTAAACGCCTATAAAAAAGTGGGATTTAAACCAGATTTATTAAAAATGAGGTTAAAACAAAAGTTACTTATTAAGTGA
- a CDS encoding endonuclease domain-containing protein has translation MSKLHNRKYLEERRKALRNKSTSAEATLWISLQRKQLRGRKFRRQHSIDNYIVDFYCASENLIIELDGAVHLGLAQQNYDEERTRLLEDLGYKIVRFENKLVFESLEGVLEEIGSYFID, from the coding sequence ATGAGTAAACTACACAACCGTAAATATCTGGAAGAACGCAGAAAAGCACTTCGCAATAAATCTACATCAGCGGAAGCTACTTTATGGATATCGCTTCAGAGAAAACAGTTAAGAGGAAGGAAATTTAGAAGACAACATAGTATTGATAACTATATTGTAGATTTTTATTGTGCTTCTGAAAACCTAATTATAGAGCTTGATGGTGCTGTACATTTAGGTTTAGCACAACAAAATTATGATGAGGAACGAACCCGTTTATTGGAAGATTTAGGATATAAAATTGTTAGATTTGAAAATAAGTTGGTTTTTGAAAGTTTGGAAGGAGTGTTAGAAGAGATTGGTAGTTATTTTATAGATTAG
- a CDS encoding tetratricopeptide repeat protein codes for MKIIVTILFVFFVSITYAQKDNFERFLAEGKAEFTKSFDEQDYDNAVKVLKRAVQLKPENTEAKYFLGYAYSRLNAKDGASLISMKLDLTIKSSEQFEAVNKLTPKYEGEIIVLDPYSKITSEWGSMAMTYWHKGQKEQALWAFNEGKKRGGFSEFILALNKKILDSCNENSILFTSGDQLTIPLWYLQIVEGYREDIAVVDANLLESSWYATFLVKQKVVTFDVPEETLDNLEIQEWAPQKITISDFAWTVNPTYEETYLFRCDLLLLSILKANKFERPVFFTDGFPKDRQLSLNENLMPFGFLVNTINIDDDGPVELEDDKSKMDALTSLANENSPDEIWFVEFLKRL; via the coding sequence TTGAAAATAATTGTCACTATTCTATTTGTATTCTTTGTTTCCATTACTTATGCTCAAAAGGACAATTTTGAGCGTTTTTTAGCTGAAGGCAAAGCAGAGTTTACTAAAAGTTTTGATGAACAAGATTATGATAATGCTGTTAAGGTTTTAAAAAGGGCGGTCCAATTAAAGCCAGAAAATACAGAGGCGAAGTACTTTTTAGGCTATGCATATAGCCGTTTAAATGCTAAGGATGGAGCAAGTTTAATTTCTATGAAACTTGATCTAACCATTAAATCAAGTGAGCAATTCGAAGCGGTTAATAAATTGACCCCAAAATATGAAGGGGAAATCATAGTGTTAGACCCTTATTCAAAAATTACTTCTGAATGGGGAAGTATGGCAATGACCTATTGGCACAAAGGTCAAAAAGAACAAGCATTATGGGCCTTTAATGAAGGAAAAAAAAGAGGTGGGTTTAGTGAATTTATACTTGCATTAAACAAGAAAATATTAGATTCTTGTAATGAAAATTCCATTTTATTTACATCTGGAGATCAACTCACTATTCCACTTTGGTATTTGCAAATTGTTGAAGGGTATCGAGAAGATATTGCAGTAGTTGATGCTAATTTACTAGAGTCTTCTTGGTATGCTACCTTTTTAGTAAAACAGAAAGTGGTTACGTTTGATGTACCTGAGGAAACCCTGGATAATCTAGAAATTCAAGAATGGGCTCCACAAAAAATTACAATAAGTGACTTTGCTTGGACAGTTAATCCAACCTATGAAGAAACCTATTTGTTTAGATGTGATCTTTTGTTGTTGAGTATCTTAAAAGCAAACAAATTTGAAAGGCCAGTTTTTTTTACTGATGGTTTTCCTAAAGATCGTCAATTGAGTCTGAATGAAAACTTAATGCCTTTTGGATTTTTAGTAAATACTATAAATATTGATGATGATGGCCCAGTTGAATTAGAAGATGATAAATCAAAAATGGATGCACTTACTTCATTAGCAAATGAAAATAGCCCTGATGAAATATGGTTTGTTGAATTCTTGAAAAGACTTTAA
- the yaaA gene encoding peroxide stress protein YaaA — protein MKVIISPAKSLDFEPEVPTEKYSEPIFLKEAEKLSTVLKKKSAKQLSKLMHISDNLGQLNFDRNQHWNVPFTPDNSKQAIYAFTGAVFQGIDMASLPVSKLDQLQDKLRIISGQYGLLKPLDLMQPYRLEMGTKLKIGRKENLYQFWDGAITKALNDELKDDEPVINLASNEYFKAIKPKLLKSPIVTPVFKDLKNGEYKMIMTYAKLARGYMVRYIIDHDVATVEGLKGFNSEGYAFDANMSSETELVFTR, from the coding sequence ATGAAAGTAATTATATCGCCAGCAAAGTCATTAGATTTTGAACCAGAAGTGCCAACCGAAAAATATTCAGAGCCCATTTTTTTAAAAGAAGCAGAAAAATTAAGCACAGTTTTAAAGAAGAAAAGTGCCAAACAGCTTTCTAAACTAATGCACATTTCAGACAATTTGGGACAATTAAATTTTGATAGAAATCAGCATTGGAACGTGCCTTTTACTCCAGACAATTCAAAACAAGCTATTTATGCTTTTACGGGTGCTGTATTTCAAGGTATTGATATGGCTTCGTTACCTGTTTCTAAATTAGACCAATTGCAAGATAAATTACGTATAATTTCTGGGCAGTATGGTTTGTTAAAACCCTTAGATTTAATGCAACCCTATCGATTAGAAATGGGTACAAAATTAAAAATTGGCAGAAAAGAGAATCTCTATCAGTTTTGGGATGGTGCTATTACCAAGGCCTTAAATGATGAATTAAAAGATGATGAACCTGTTATTAATTTGGCAAGTAACGAATATTTTAAAGCTATAAAACCAAAATTATTAAAATCACCTATTGTCACTCCCGTCTTCAAGGACTTAAAAAATGGTGAATATAAAATGATTATGACCTATGCCAAATTAGCGAGAGGCTATATGGTGCGTTATATTATTGATCATGATGTTGCTACTGTTGAAGGTTTAAAAGGGTTTAATAGTGAAGGTTATGCATTTGATGCAAATATGTCTTCAGAAACCGAGTTGGTTTTTACACGTTAA
- a CDS encoding glycoside hydrolase family 27 protein: MYNIKRIICVLTFITASYHFQAQKDKNESLKTNTKAPLMGWASWNNYRVDINEDIIKSQADAMVSSGLKDAGYSFINTDDGFFGGRDQNGNLLVHKERFPSGMQSLAAYIHAKGLKAGIYSDAGSNTCASYWDKDTIGVGMGLYGHDDQDLELFLKKWKYDFIKIDWCGGEWLGLDEQTRYTEIGAKIKAINPEVIYNVCRWQFPGKWVTQIADSWRISADINNKFHSILAIIDLNANLWQYSSKGHYNDMDMLQVGRGMSYEEDKTHFSMWAIMHSPLLLGNDLTNMSKETVEIITNKEIIELNQSSYVYQARRLVDHGDLEVWAKPLHSTISGEVAVALLNRSDKTESISFTLDQIGLDGNIAHTMKDLWSKKTYALSSKKLIEMTVPSHGVVVLKIKGKSLPYNVFQYKDKKQE, translated from the coding sequence ATGTACAACATAAAACGAATTATATGTGTTCTTACCTTTATAACTGCTAGTTATCATTTTCAGGCACAAAAAGACAAAAATGAATCTCTAAAAACTAACACTAAAGCTCCACTTATGGGATGGGCTAGTTGGAATAATTATCGCGTAGACATTAACGAAGATATTATAAAATCGCAAGCCGATGCAATGGTATCTTCAGGCTTAAAAGATGCAGGTTATTCTTTTATTAATACGGACGATGGTTTTTTTGGTGGCAGAGATCAAAATGGAAATTTACTTGTACATAAAGAACGTTTTCCAAGTGGAATGCAATCATTGGCCGCTTATATTCATGCTAAAGGTTTAAAAGCAGGAATTTATTCAGATGCTGGTAGTAATACTTGTGCTTCATATTGGGATAAAGATACCATTGGTGTAGGTATGGGCTTATATGGACACGATGACCAAGATTTAGAATTGTTCTTAAAAAAATGGAAATACGATTTTATAAAAATTGATTGGTGTGGTGGTGAATGGTTAGGCCTCGATGAGCAAACCCGGTATACCGAAATTGGGGCTAAAATAAAAGCGATTAACCCTGAGGTAATTTATAATGTATGTCGTTGGCAGTTTCCTGGAAAATGGGTAACTCAAATTGCAGATTCTTGGCGGATTTCAGCAGATATCAATAATAAATTTCATTCTATTTTGGCTATAATTGATTTGAACGCCAACCTATGGCAATACAGTTCTAAAGGTCATTATAATGATATGGATATGCTCCAAGTAGGTCGCGGAATGTCTTACGAAGAGGATAAAACACATTTTTCAATGTGGGCTATTATGCATTCGCCTCTTTTATTGGGAAATGACTTGACAAATATGAGCAAGGAAACTGTTGAAATTATAACGAATAAAGAAATTATTGAGTTAAATCAAAGCTCTTATGTCTATCAGGCCAGACGTCTAGTAGATCATGGCGATTTAGAAGTTTGGGCCAAACCCTTACACTCCACTATAAGTGGCGAAGTTGCTGTGGCTTTACTAAACAGATCTGATAAAACCGAGAGTATTTCCTTTACGTTAGATCAAATTGGTTTAGATGGTAACATAGCCCATACCATGAAAGACTTATGGTCTAAAAAAACGTATGCTCTATCTTCTAAGAAATTAATTGAGATGACGGTCCCTTCACATGGCGTTGTGGTATTAAAAATAAAGGGGAAGTCTTTACCCTACAACGTGTTTCAATACAAGGATAAAAAGCAAGAATAA